The Peribacillus sp. FSL E2-0218 genome contains a region encoding:
- a CDS encoding YlbF family regulator: MSNVYDAAYEMEKAIRASNEYADLQRLYDLVNSDEATKGMFENFRNLQMSLQQKQMMGQEIAPEEVEQAQKTVQLVQQNPTISQLMEAEQRMSMVIADLNKIIMKPLEDLYGLPEQEQ, translated from the coding sequence ATGAGTAACGTATATGATGCAGCGTATGAAATGGAAAAGGCAATTCGGGCAAGCAATGAATATGCTGACTTGCAACGATTATATGATCTTGTCAATTCCGATGAAGCAACAAAAGGAATGTTTGAAAACTTCCGCAATCTGCAAATGTCATTGCAGCAAAAACAAATGATGGGCCAGGAGATCGCTCCTGAAGAAGTGGAACAAGCACAAAAGACGGTACAGCTAGTCCAACAAAACCCAACCATTTCTCAATTGATGGAAGCTGAGCAACGGATGAGCATGGTCATCGCCGACCTCAATAAAATAATCATGAAGCCGCTTGAAGATTTATACGGCTTGCCTGAACAAGAGCAATAA
- a CDS encoding Cof-type HAD-IIB family hydrolase, whose protein sequence is MVYRLLAVNIDGTLLQSNGRLNKSTKEAIDYVHQKGVHVALVTSRNYHSAKKVAKALKINPMIVAQQGAFVGASIEKPMMVKRISEELTAELVQMLEKTVCQIMLIHEKYSLGNRVNLPENLLGKTVMYLNDQNFYAQNYVDDISEELIDKPMAPTKMDIIFSEQSDRGDMLKLIKEMFPEVDAVLHPGHKMTIVPKGVSKWSGVLYLADRLEVKRTEIVSIGDGLDDMEMIAGSGLGVAMGNADAEVKNVAKWITRSNDQDGVAYMLKEFFRKQHPIEFLQKMNMLK, encoded by the coding sequence ATGGTATATCGTCTACTTGCGGTCAATATCGACGGGACGTTGCTCCAGTCTAATGGCCGTTTAAATAAATCGACTAAAGAAGCAATCGACTATGTGCACCAAAAAGGTGTCCATGTTGCACTAGTGACGTCAAGAAACTATCACTCAGCAAAAAAAGTGGCCAAAGCCCTAAAAATAAATCCGATGATCGTTGCCCAACAAGGAGCTTTTGTGGGAGCTTCCATCGAGAAGCCCATGATGGTAAAAAGAATCTCAGAAGAACTGACCGCAGAGCTCGTGCAAATGCTTGAAAAAACCGTGTGTCAAATTATGCTCATTCATGAAAAATACTCGCTTGGCAATCGGGTGAACCTCCCTGAGAATTTGCTTGGCAAAACGGTCATGTATTTGAATGATCAAAACTTCTATGCTCAAAATTATGTGGATGATATCAGTGAAGAGCTGATTGATAAGCCAATGGCACCAACAAAAATGGATATTATATTTTCAGAACAAAGTGATCGAGGCGATATGCTGAAATTGATAAAGGAAATGTTCCCTGAGGTGGACGCGGTTCTACACCCGGGCCATAAGATGACGATTGTTCCGAAGGGGGTTTCGAAATGGAGTGGCGTGCTTTATTTAGCCGACCGTTTAGAGGTGAAAAGGACGGAAATCGTCTCGATAGGAGATGGATTGGATGATATGGAGATGATTGCCGGATCCGGTCTGGGAGTTGCCATGGGCAACGCGGATGCGGAAGTGAAGAATGTGGCCAAATGGATCACTCGCTCCAATGACCAAGACGGCGTTGCGTATATGCTGAAGGAATTCTTCCGCAAGCAGCATCCCATCGAATTTTTGCAGAAGATGAATATGCTTAAATGA
- a CDS encoding transcriptional regulator SplA domain-containing protein translates to MGVINAKEVQVGDEVFVIYNNPHVPTVSNIRAAEIVPHPKDPNAVALFLNDTFHTIEDDDALFSSEAAAEQAYNDFIENQDQLT, encoded by the coding sequence ATGGGAGTAATCAACGCGAAAGAAGTACAAGTAGGAGACGAGGTATTTGTGATTTATAATAATCCCCATGTCCCAACCGTTTCCAATATAAGGGCCGCGGAAATCGTTCCCCATCCAAAGGACCCTAATGCTGTCGCTTTATTCCTGAACGATACATTCCATACAATCGAGGACGATGATGCCTTATTCTCCTCCGAAGCCGCAGCCGAACAAGCATATAATGACTTTATTGAAAACCAGGATCAGTTAACGTAA
- a CDS encoding DinB family protein has protein sequence MNYVKNQLTMMRKSLLKEIEGVTPEIMDVQPEGFNNTIHWHLGHVLTAAEKFLLDDSSTLPANYSQLFGYGSKPAAWTGDVPSVDTLTQQLQEQLGRLLEIPEERLTEKAAQPFMGMETIGEFINFVVQHEVNHVGQIHAMKRIIQSTNQ, from the coding sequence ATGAATTATGTAAAAAACCAACTGACAATGATGCGCAAAAGTCTTTTGAAAGAAATCGAGGGAGTCACTCCAGAAATTATGGATGTACAGCCTGAAGGTTTTAATAATACCATCCACTGGCATCTAGGACACGTTCTTACCGCAGCGGAAAAGTTCCTATTGGATGATAGCAGCACTTTGCCTGCCAATTACAGCCAGCTATTCGGATATGGCTCAAAACCTGCCGCCTGGACCGGCGATGTACCTTCAGTCGATACACTGACACAACAATTACAAGAACAACTTGGCCGCCTGCTTGAAATTCCCGAAGAACGCCTGACAGAAAAAGCAGCACAACCTTTCATGGGAATGGAAACTATAGGCGAATTCATTAATTTCGTAGTCCAGCACGAAGTTAATCACGTTGGCCAAATTCACGCAATGAAGCGCATCATTCAATCAACTAATCAATAA